The Juglans microcarpa x Juglans regia isolate MS1-56 chromosome 2D, Jm3101_v1.0, whole genome shotgun sequence DNA window TTGGAGATAATCAAACAAGATTGTAAGGAAACTGGATTGATAGAAGGATAGACACTTCCTAATAAATTATAGTTTGTTCTTGTCTCAAACAAGTTGCAAGTTCACAAGGCCTTCTCAATTTTCATCAGCTTATATGAAACCAAAACTAGttcaatatataaattcttaGAAGAACAGTGACTCAAATGTGCATATCTGTTTAAAGGTTTGAAACAGTTATGAGTCACTTGACTGACTGACTGCTTGCAGATGGCATGGCAAACAAATGAGTCTGAGGACTAACTATATTCAAAGGCCCTTCCCACCAGCTCTGTAATTATTTTCTGCATCACGAGACGTCTGTAGCTTTAGAAACAGTGGAAAAGGTAGTCGTCGATGAAATTACCTTTTGTTTACATTATGAAACGGACCTACGCATGGTTCAAATCCTACCCTTTTCGGTACAAGTACAGGTTACAGCTCTAACATAATGTAAACAAAAAGCCTCTAAAGTTCTTCAGTTGCAACAACAATATGGTATGGATAAACCAAGAGATATacaatatgagagagagagagagagagagagagagagagagagagattgatcTACATTCTTCTTTTTCGCAAAAATATTCCAACTTATTGAATCAAATgaagaaagaaggaaacaaGGCAAAGACAGACACTGCCACCAAGACAGGTAAAACCAAGACTCCCACAAACGAAACCTACAAGCTCAAAGAACTGTGACATCTCTTTATCTCTTTTGAGTTCATAATCATATCCAGGGACATAATTCCAACCATTTTCACATTTGCAACACCGCTCGAGCCTCTCCTTGGTCTTAAGCAGCTCTATTTTGTCTCTAAGAACAGTCAAGTTTGCATCGACTATGTTACTTGATTCCCCTGCCAAGGCGAAAAGACATAACAGCAAAGTGAGATGAATATTACCTGTAAGCACGAACATTAACAACTTGGCGAGGAGAACAACAATTAATTGTAAGAATCCTAAGGAATCATTTCAATATAGTAAACAGTTATCCTTGGACTCAAGTCTCTACCTACGTGCCAAGTTACATGTTATAAAATCGAAGGAGCTGCTGAAATTTGTTCTTGTAAAAACCTCTCTTTTTGGTAGTAGCTGAAAATGACATCGATGGTGAAAGGGGAGTTACCTTCATTACTAAAGCTCTGAGCTCTTATATGCATGGCTTGAAGAGCACGGTGCTTGAGAGGCGGTTTTACTGAAACAAAGAAGGAAGGCGGACAAGAAGCCATGCTGCTTTATTTTCACACATATACTTAGATGTACTGGTTCTACAGGACAGTAGTTAACCAAAACACGGAAACTGAGAGAGTATTTCTGAGTAGTTTTCAAGATGGGAGGCGTTTCTGAGGTGCATTGCCTCAAATTCAAAGAATAATTGAACTTCGGTTGTTAAAAAATGCACATATATAAATGACTGGTCTACAAAGTCAACATGTGGCCCTTCTTCTATATATGCTCTAGGAAGGCCACATTTTGTAGCCCATTTATGCCTATCAGAAGAAGGACCGCGTTCCAATATATAGACTTCCAGTACCATGCACGTACCTTGCATTGATTGTTATCAGTTAATTATCAGACTTTTCGATGCATGATGTATTTTGTGAGTGTAATGTTATATAAGATTTGGAACGTATAAGTATCACGTagtgattttaaaaaaagaggaagatttattattaaaaaattaatttttttttatataaattatatatatatatttttttaaaatgattgtacggTATTTATATACTTAcgattataattattaattttttttttacgcaTAGGTTTGCAAACAGTACCCTTATTCGCAAATAGGATgtccctatttatttattttttaact harbors:
- the LOC121248808 gene encoding uncharacterized protein LOC121248808, with amino-acid sequence MASCPPSFFVSVKPPLKHRALQAMHIRAQSFSNEGESSNIVDANLTVLRDKIELLKTKERLERCCKCENGWNYVPGYDYELKRDKEMSQFFELVGFVCGSLGFTCLGGSVCLCLVSFFLHLIQ